The proteins below are encoded in one region of Ephemeroptericola cinctiostellae:
- a CDS encoding AIPR family protein, with the protein MTAIQAEFKQRLEQILKDRFVASMPKTKSTCDEAKSCSRALAAFALNKRLDIKPQEAAKSVIDDVNDHGIDAIYYHKAENSEEDGTLYLVQAKLNDNKNFEQEDALCMMDGVRKILRQEFDSFNDLVKNRQTEIVQALDECTHIQLLVIYTGNDVSQTAKQKFDTLFNDRDDLDERLCQMIDYFSPQEIEDKLREEQSHKPIHTDLYLTKSQKIDQDSLTYYGLVNITDMIDLHVQHGKALFEHNIRYFLGTSKSTVNQSIQKTLREHPQQFFYLNNGITAIAEIIEPKSNHNRGKSGIQKIKVRGLSIINGAQTISTCADFAQNNPDVDLSAAKVMFTLIKADARAFGAKITKARNHQNPVTTNNFAALDPIQERIRQDIAVLNEGYVYSYRPEAIVNSTHVIRLEDALNALLLVSNNPTYPAQIKHNANALNHKDSSAYKEVFTEDLRAIKLLNATLVYQTLQSVILDYERGSQGQEKLVLRHGKFVIIAVMMKCLKKNWIDLERIIDIEKLKNTLSSPLDELRQQIIDSFISTAYKGPLAFFKSQVDVVDLMDRIMRTHFWLVSDIALDKMPKGLFDKFPKESRFNYMVQRAPQIEFREAQ; encoded by the coding sequence TTGACTGCTATTCAGGCTGAATTTAAGCAAAGACTTGAGCAAATTTTAAAAGATAGATTTGTTGCGAGTATGCCCAAAACAAAGAGTACGTGTGATGAAGCAAAATCATGTTCTCGCGCATTGGCTGCATTTGCCTTGAATAAACGTCTGGATATTAAACCTCAAGAGGCCGCAAAATCTGTCATTGATGATGTTAACGATCATGGTATTGATGCAATTTATTACCATAAAGCAGAAAATAGCGAAGAAGATGGTACTTTATACTTAGTACAAGCAAAACTAAACGACAATAAAAATTTCGAGCAAGAGGACGCTCTTTGCATGATGGATGGTGTTCGTAAAATATTGCGTCAAGAATTTGATAGTTTTAATGACCTCGTTAAAAATCGTCAAACAGAGATTGTGCAAGCATTAGACGAGTGTACGCACATTCAGTTACTTGTGATTTATACGGGTAATGATGTCTCACAAACTGCCAAACAAAAATTTGATACTTTATTCAATGATCGTGATGACTTGGATGAGCGTCTTTGTCAGATGATTGACTATTTTTCGCCACAAGAGATTGAGGATAAATTAAGAGAAGAGCAATCGCACAAACCTATTCATACTGACTTGTATTTAACCAAAAGCCAAAAAATCGACCAAGATTCTCTCACCTACTATGGGCTTGTAAATATCACTGACATGATTGACTTACACGTGCAGCATGGTAAAGCCTTATTTGAGCACAATATTAGATATTTTTTGGGTACATCAAAATCGACGGTTAACCAATCTATCCAAAAAACCTTACGTGAACACCCTCAACAATTTTTTTATTTGAATAATGGAATTACAGCAATTGCCGAGATTATAGAGCCAAAATCTAATCATAATCGAGGCAAAAGTGGTATTCAAAAAATTAAAGTACGTGGGTTGTCCATTATCAACGGTGCTCAAACGATTTCTACCTGTGCTGATTTTGCTCAAAACAATCCTGATGTTGATTTAAGTGCAGCGAAAGTGATGTTTACACTGATTAAAGCCGATGCGCGAGCATTTGGGGCGAAAATTACCAAAGCGCGTAATCATCAAAATCCAGTTACAACCAATAATTTTGCCGCATTAGATCCGATACAAGAGCGAATTCGCCAAGATATTGCTGTACTCAATGAAGGCTATGTTTACTCTTATCGTCCAGAAGCTATTGTGAACAGTACTCATGTGATTCGGCTTGAAGACGCTTTAAATGCGTTGCTGCTTGTAAGCAACAACCCAACGTATCCCGCCCAAATAAAGCACAATGCAAATGCCTTAAATCATAAAGATAGTTCGGCCTATAAAGAAGTTTTTACTGAAGATCTGAGGGCAATTAAACTCTTAAATGCCACGCTTGTGTACCAAACCTTGCAAAGCGTCATTTTGGATTATGAACGAGGAAGTCAAGGTCAAGAAAAATTGGTTTTACGGCACGGCAAATTTGTCATCATTGCTGTAATGATGAAATGCTTGAAGAAAAATTGGATTGATTTAGAGCGAATTATAGACATTGAAAAATTAAAAAACACACTGAGCAGTCCATTAGATGAGTTACGTCAGCAGATCATTGATTCTTTTATTTCTACTGCATATAAAGGGCCTTTAGCTTTTTTTAAAAGTCAGGTGGATGTGGTGGATTTGATGGATCGTATTATGAGAACTCATTTTTGGCTTGTATCAGATATCGCATTAGACAAAATGCCCAAGGGACTTTTCGATAAGTTCCCCAAAGAATCTCGCTTTAACTACATGGTGCAGCGAGCACCACAAATTGAATTTAGAGAAGCACAATGA
- a CDS encoding site-specific DNA-methyltransferase, whose protein sequence is MKKQKLELTWIGKELRPKLEARILLEDAARSYHAKSRVGERDIFDNQLIFGDNLLALKALEQEYAGRVKCVFIDPPYNTGSAFTHYDDGLEHSIWLGLMRDRLEIIRRLMSDDGSLWITIDDNECHYLKVLCDEVFGRGNFVANVVWQKRTSPDNRLRLGNAHDHVLVYGKSPLMHQTFNQLQVSESRKKDFKNPDGDQRGAWASTDFTGMTGHATKSQFYTIVSPNGKKHPPPEGRCWAISEDNFNKLMLENRVWFGADGNARPRLKRFLSEMEGQNAWSWWSNDEVGHNQEAKKEINTLFGADNPFDTPKPERLLQRIIHLATNPNDLVLDSFAGSGTTGAVAHKMGRRWIMIELGEHCHTHIIPRLQKVIDGTDQGGISKAVDWQGGGGFRYYHLAPTLIIKDRWGNDIINPEYNAAMLAEALCKLEAFTYAPSEVHWWQQGYSSETDFIYVTTQSLSVAQLQVLSDEVGAHRSLLVCCSAFRGIKSSEAMVRFPNLSLKKIPKMVLSRCEWGHDDYSLNVANLPMAEPTPVSVSQASEVANTRKTPRGKVVRDDAPLLDGLFEASE, encoded by the coding sequence ATGAAAAAACAGAAACTCGAACTCACTTGGATTGGCAAGGAACTGCGCCCGAAGTTGGAGGCGCGGATTTTATTGGAGGATGCGGCTCGTTCGTATCATGCGAAGTCGCGGGTGGGTGAGCGGGATATTTTTGACAATCAATTGATTTTTGGGGATAACTTGCTGGCGTTGAAGGCGTTGGAGCAGGAGTATGCGGGGCGGGTGAAATGTGTGTTTATTGACCCGCCGTACAACACGGGCAGTGCGTTTACGCATTATGACGATGGTTTGGAGCACAGTATTTGGTTGGGTTTGATGCGTGACCGCCTCGAAATCATCCGCCGCCTGATGAGTGATGATGGTAGTTTGTGGATTACGATTGATGACAATGAATGCCATTATTTGAAAGTTTTGTGTGATGAAGTTTTTGGGCGTGGGAATTTTGTGGCGAATGTGGTTTGGCAGAAACGAACATCGCCAGACAATCGTCTACGATTAGGCAATGCGCATGACCATGTTCTTGTTTATGGTAAATCGCCGCTAATGCATCAAACCTTTAACCAATTACAAGTGAGTGAATCACGTAAAAAAGACTTCAAGAATCCTGATGGTGACCAAAGAGGTGCGTGGGCTTCAACAGATTTCACAGGAATGACTGGGCATGCTACAAAATCACAGTTTTATACAATTGTCTCGCCAAACGGAAAGAAGCATCCTCCACCAGAAGGCCGTTGTTGGGCTATCAGTGAAGATAACTTTAACAAACTAATGCTGGAAAACCGAGTTTGGTTTGGTGCGGATGGAAATGCACGCCCTCGATTAAAGCGGTTTTTGTCGGAAATGGAAGGACAAAATGCTTGGTCATGGTGGAGTAATGATGAAGTAGGTCACAATCAAGAAGCGAAAAAAGAAATTAATACCCTCTTTGGTGCCGACAATCCATTTGATACTCCAAAGCCCGAACGCCTTTTACAACGCATTATCCACTTAGCCACCAACCCCAACGACCTCGTCCTCGATTCCTTCGCAGGCAGCGGCACCACAGGCGCGGTTGCGCACAAGATGGGTCGCCGTTGGATCATGATTGAGTTGGGTGAGCATTGTCATACGCATATTATTCCGCGCTTGCAAAAGGTGATTGATGGCACCGACCAAGGCGGCATCAGCAAGGCGGTCGATTGGCAGGGCGGCGGTGGGTTTCGTTACTATCACCTTGCGCCAACCTTGATTATCAAAGACCGTTGGGGCAATGACATCATCAATCCTGAATACAATGCGGCGATGCTGGCGGAGGCTTTGTGTAAGTTGGAGGCGTTTACCTATGCGCCATCGGAGGTGCATTGGTGGCAGCAGGGGTATTCGAGCGAGACGGATTTTATTTATGTGACCACGCAGAGTTTGTCGGTGGCGCAGTTGCAGGTTTTGAGTGATGAGGTGGGCGCACATCGGTCGTTGTTGGTGTGCTGTTCGGCGTTTCGTGGGATTAAGTCGAGCGAGGCGATGGTGCGCTTCCCGAATTTGAGCTTGAAAAAGATTCCTAAGATGGTCTTGTCACGCTGCGAGTGGGGGCATGATGATTACAGCCTGAATGTGGCGAATTTACCGATGGCCGAGCCTACGCCTGTGAGCGTATCGCAAGCATCTGAGGTGGCCAATACACGCAAAACCCCGCGCGGTAAGGTGGTGCGTGATGATGCGCCTTTGTTGGATGGGTTGTTTGAGGCGTCAGAGTAG
- a CDS encoding DEAD/DEAH box helicase, whose product MMSNNRPAEQVVHWVDKRLSLRAPQAESLAKLHQAIDLSSGLLSHERDLGEVLAALREAFPTLSDFERDFPSLCFALATGVGKTRLMGAFVSYLHLAYGINNFFVLAPNLTIYNKLIADFTPNTPKYVFKGISEFGQQPPEIITGDNYEERGANIGLLSPVTINIFNISKINSEVRGGKEPRIKRMREVLGDSYFNYLANLDDLVLLMDESHRYRAQAGIRSINDLRPLLGLELTATPFVEATSGKTVAFKNVVMDYPLGRALDDGFVKSPAVVTQRNFDASQYSPAELEHIKLEDGIRLHETTKVELLTYARENNVAVVKPFMLVIARDTTHAQQLKSLMESDAFYEGRYWDKVIQVDSSQTGAKEEEMIARLLAVESFDEPTEIVVHVNMLKEGWDVTNLYTIVPLRAANARTLVEQSIGRGLRLPYGARTGVDAVDRLNIIAHDKFQEIVDDANRAGSPIRLQQLILDAPNKDDAKVSLQVLSNTEHLLGLVTPNAHKDSLKSDGGEASGNAKPVFANEQEREVARVVLQQVQALELERGLVPNSVALSTPEVQKIITERVAESIKPKQAGLLDEADTAQTVVNVADVVAKTTAIFQAQIIDIPRIVVVPTGEVSSGFHPFKLDVAQLRLQPATREIVGQDLHSHSQFTMTAETGFTEERLENYVVHALMDFEDVDYFTQADLLYDLAGQMVAHLRSYLTDDDARNVLIQYRRMIAQTIHAQMMAHFWETATAYEAQVSRGFTSLKTSNITTSANEPIHHFRQTVTELGRIKQMVFGGFEKCLYPVQKFDSDTERRFSVLAERDAMKWFKPVKGQFQIYYKRGGEQPEYVPDFVLEMTDVIVMVETKARNEMNNEEVQAKASAAQTWCTHASDYNTQFGGKPWRYVLVAHDDVGEMKKVIDFI is encoded by the coding sequence ATGATGAGTAACAACCGACCAGCAGAGCAAGTCGTTCATTGGGTGGATAAGCGTTTGTCTTTACGCGCGCCTCAGGCGGAATCTTTGGCAAAGTTGCATCAGGCGATTGATTTGTCGAGTGGTTTGCTCTCGCATGAGCGTGATTTGGGCGAGGTGCTTGCGGCTTTGCGCGAGGCGTTTCCGACGTTGTCTGATTTTGAGCGTGATTTTCCGTCGTTGTGTTTTGCGTTGGCGACGGGGGTGGGTAAAACGCGCTTGATGGGGGCGTTTGTGTCGTATCTGCATTTGGCTTATGGGATTAATAATTTTTTTGTACTGGCGCCGAATTTGACGATTTATAACAAGTTGATTGCGGACTTTACGCCGAACACGCCGAAGTATGTGTTTAAGGGCATTTCGGAATTTGGGCAGCAGCCACCCGAGATAATCACTGGGGATAATTACGAGGAGCGTGGCGCGAATATCGGATTGTTGAGCCCTGTGACGATTAATATTTTTAATATCTCGAAGATTAATTCTGAAGTCCGAGGTGGCAAAGAGCCACGGATTAAGCGGATGCGTGAAGTTTTGGGCGACAGTTATTTTAATTATTTGGCCAATCTGGATGATTTGGTTTTGCTGATGGATGAGTCGCACCGTTATCGTGCGCAGGCGGGCATACGCTCGATCAATGATTTGCGCCCTTTGCTGGGTTTGGAGTTGACGGCTACGCCTTTTGTCGAGGCGACGAGCGGCAAAACTGTGGCTTTTAAGAATGTGGTGATGGATTATCCCTTGGGTCGGGCTTTGGATGATGGCTTTGTGAAGTCACCTGCTGTGGTGACGCAACGCAATTTTGATGCGTCACAATACAGCCCCGCAGAGTTGGAGCATATTAAGTTGGAGGACGGTATTCGTTTGCATGAGACGACCAAGGTGGAGTTACTGACCTATGCTCGTGAAAACAATGTGGCGGTGGTCAAGCCTTTTATGTTGGTGATTGCCCGAGATACGACCCATGCACAGCAACTCAAAAGCTTGATGGAGTCGGATGCTTTTTATGAAGGGCGTTATTGGGACAAGGTGATTCAGGTCGATTCGAGCCAAACGGGTGCGAAAGAAGAGGAGATGATTGCACGACTGTTGGCGGTAGAGAGCTTTGATGAGCCGACCGAGATTGTGGTGCATGTGAATATGCTCAAAGAGGGTTGGGATGTGACCAACTTGTACACCATCGTGCCGCTGCGTGCGGCGAATGCGCGAACTTTGGTTGAGCAATCGATTGGCCGTGGCTTGCGTTTGCCTTATGGCGCACGCACAGGGGTGGATGCGGTGGATAGACTGAATATCATTGCGCATGATAAGTTCCAAGAGATTGTTGATGATGCCAATCGAGCGGGTTCGCCGATTCGTTTGCAGCAGTTGATTTTGGATGCGCCGAATAAGGATGATGCCAAAGTCAGTTTGCAAGTGCTGTCCAATACGGAGCATTTATTGGGGTTGGTAACGCCCAACGCTCACAAAGATTCGCTTAAAAGTGATGGTGGTGAGGCGTCGGGCAACGCCAAGCCTGTTTTTGCCAATGAGCAAGAGCGTGAGGTGGCAAGGGTGGTTTTGCAGCAGGTACAGGCTTTGGAATTGGAGCGTGGTTTGGTGCCAAATTCTGTGGCACTGAGCACACCTGAAGTGCAAAAAATCATTACCGAACGGGTGGCTGAGTCGATTAAACCCAAGCAAGCGGGGCTTTTGGATGAGGCGGACACCGCACAAACGGTTGTGAATGTGGCTGATGTGGTGGCGAAAACGACTGCGATTTTTCAAGCCCAAATCATTGATATCCCGAGAATTGTTGTGGTGCCAACAGGTGAGGTGAGTTCTGGTTTTCACCCATTTAAGTTGGATGTGGCGCAACTGCGTTTACAACCTGCAACCCGTGAGATTGTTGGACAGGATTTACACAGCCACAGTCAATTTACGATGACGGCTGAAACTGGGTTTACTGAAGAGCGGTTGGAGAATTATGTGGTGCATGCATTGATGGACTTTGAGGATGTGGATTATTTTACCCAAGCCGATTTGCTTTATGATTTGGCGGGGCAAATGGTGGCGCATTTGCGCAGTTATTTGACCGACGATGATGCGCGCAATGTATTGATTCAGTATCGACGCATGATTGCGCAAACCATTCATGCGCAAATGATGGCGCATTTTTGGGAAACCGCCACCGCTTACGAGGCACAAGTCAGTCGTGGATTTACCAGTTTAAAAACATCCAACATCACCACTTCCGCTAATGAGCCTATTCATCATTTTCGTCAAACGGTAACGGAGCTGGGGCGGATTAAGCAGATGGTGTTTGGTGGGTTTGAAAAGTGTTTGTATCCTGTACAAAAATTTGACTCGGATACGGAACGGCGATTCTCAGTTTTGGCTGAACGCGATGCGATGAAGTGGTTTAAGCCTGTCAAAGGGCAGTTTCAAATTTATTATAAACGCGGCGGCGAGCAGCCTGAATATGTGCCTGATTTTGTGTTGGAGATGACCGATGTAATTGTAATGGTTGAGACCAAGGCACGCAATGAGATGAATAACGAAGAGGTTCAGGCAAAAGCCAGTGCCGCTCAAACGTGGTGCACGCATGCGAGTGACTACAATACCCAATTTGGCGGCAAGCCTTGGCGCTATGTGCTGGTTGCGCATGATGACGTGGGTGAAATGAAGAAGGTTATTGATTTCATATGA
- a CDS encoding sodium-dependent transporter, with protein MSSHDNAPRDGFGSKFGALAAAAGSAIGLGNIWKFPYIVGQNGGAALVFVFLIFIVCIGVPVMLAEFLIGRRTQRTAVTAFKTLKPKSPWFLTGLLGVLTAFLILSFYSVVAGWTLHYTYFSLTQNLVGNTPELINQKFGAFVSNPWQPVFWEVVFSMLTAGIVWGGVQNGIEKYSKILMPLLFVILLMLVIRSVTLPGASKGIEFFLKPDFSKLTKEGVLIALGHAFFSLSLGMGTMIAYGSYIRKDQSLLSMTLQVSLADTAVAILAGLAIFPAVFAFGLSPSEGVGLVFKVLPNVFNQMPGGTFFSVAFFMLLAVAALTSTISVLEVIVMYMVEELNFSRRAAVLLGFLSTTLLGALCSLSMSPDSVVSTWTFPILKSASEGFSQVPLFDFFEWWASNVFLPLGGLLIAFFVGWRMLKSDIVDELSSNGQHTLPWYHVFIFALRVLAPIAIVVIFMSQLGVFK; from the coding sequence GTGAGTTCTCATGATAATGCGCCACGCGATGGGTTTGGTTCGAAGTTTGGGGCGTTGGCGGCGGCGGCTGGGTCTGCGATTGGGTTGGGGAATATTTGGAAGTTTCCTTACATTGTGGGGCAGAATGGTGGCGCGGCTTTGGTGTTTGTGTTTTTGATTTTTATTGTGTGCATTGGTGTGCCTGTGATGTTGGCTGAGTTTTTGATCGGGCGGCGGACGCAGCGTACGGCGGTGACGGCTTTTAAAACATTGAAACCAAAATCGCCGTGGTTTTTAACGGGTTTGCTTGGGGTGTTGACGGCATTTTTGATTTTGTCGTTTTATAGTGTGGTGGCAGGTTGGACTTTGCATTACACGTATTTTTCGTTGACCCAAAATTTGGTGGGTAATACGCCTGAGTTGATCAATCAAAAATTTGGTGCATTTGTCTCGAATCCTTGGCAGCCTGTGTTCTGGGAGGTGGTGTTCTCGATGTTGACTGCGGGCATTGTGTGGGGTGGTGTGCAAAATGGGATTGAGAAGTATTCTAAAATTTTGATGCCGTTGTTGTTTGTGATTTTATTGATGTTGGTGATCCGTTCGGTGACTTTGCCTGGGGCGAGCAAGGGGATTGAGTTTTTCTTGAAGCCTGATTTCAGCAAGTTGACCAAAGAGGGGGTGTTGATTGCTTTGGGTCATGCCTTTTTCTCTTTGTCGTTGGGCATGGGGACGATGATTGCATATGGGTCGTATATTCGTAAGGATCAAAGTTTACTGTCGATGACTTTGCAAGTGAGTTTGGCGGATACAGCGGTGGCGATTTTGGCGGGTCTGGCGATTTTCCCTGCGGTGTTTGCTTTTGGTTTGAGCCCGTCTGAGGGTGTGGGGCTGGTGTTTAAAGTGTTGCCGAATGTGTTTAATCAGATGCCTGGCGGTACTTTTTTCTCTGTGGCCTTTTTTATGTTGTTGGCGGTGGCGGCATTGACGTCGACGATTTCGGTGCTTGAAGTGATTGTGATGTACATGGTGGAGGAGCTGAATTTCTCTCGCCGTGCCGCTGTGTTGTTGGGTTTTTTGTCGACGACGTTGCTGGGTGCATTGTGTTCTTTGTCGATGAGTCCTGATTCTGTGGTGTCGACTTGGACATTCCCGATTTTGAAAAGTGCAAGCGAAGGCTTTAGCCAAGTGCCTTTGTTCGACTTTTTTGAGTGGTGGGCTTCGAATGTGTTTTTGCCTTTGGGCGGTTTATTGATTGCATTTTTTGTGGGTTGGCGCATGTTGAAGTCGGATATTGTGGATGAGTTGAGCAGCAATGGTCAACATACTTTGCCTTGGTATCATGTGTTTATTTTTGCTTTGCGCGTGTTGGCACCGATTGCGATTGTGGTGATTTTCATGTCGCAGTTGGGCGTGTTTAAATAA
- the ung gene encoding uracil-DNA glycosylase: MDVKIEPSWKAALAEEFEKPYFSNIKTALVTAREEGKEVYPRGGLIFNAFNSTPLSDVKVVILGQDPYHQPNQAMGLSFSVPLGVKTPASLRNVYKELAATVAGFEVPQHGDLSHWATQGVLMLNASLTVERDKAGSHAGIGWQVFTDAVIQAVSEHCEGVVFLLWGNFAKKKAELIDASRHHVLTAIHPSPLAGGGFLGCNHFVLTNQLLVAQGKLPIDWQV; this comes from the coding sequence ATGGATGTCAAAATTGAACCCAGTTGGAAAGCGGCTTTGGCTGAGGAGTTTGAAAAGCCCTATTTTTCAAACATAAAAACGGCATTGGTGACCGCACGTGAGGAGGGGAAAGAGGTTTACCCCCGTGGTGGTTTGATTTTTAATGCTTTTAATTCGACACCTTTGAGTGATGTCAAGGTGGTGATTTTGGGGCAGGATCCGTACCATCAGCCGAATCAGGCGATGGGTTTATCATTTTCTGTGCCGCTGGGTGTAAAAACCCCCGCGTCGTTGCGCAATGTGTATAAGGAATTGGCGGCGACGGTAGCGGGTTTTGAGGTGCCGCAACACGGTGATTTATCTCATTGGGCGACACAGGGTGTGTTGATGCTCAATGCGTCGTTGACGGTGGAGCGCGACAAGGCCGGCAGCCATGCGGGCATTGGCTGGCAGGTGTTCACCGATGCGGTGATCCAGGCAGTGTCTGAGCACTGTGAGGGTGTGGTGTTTTTGCTGTGGGGTAATTTTGCGAAGAAGAAGGCTGAATTGATTGATGCATCGCGTCACCATGTGTTGACGGCGATCCATCCTTCACCATTGGCGGGGGGAGGGTTTCTAGGGTGTAACCACTTTGTGTTGACCAATCAGTTGTTGGTGGCGCAGGGGAAGTTGCCCATTGATTGGCAAGTGTGA
- the thiD gene encoding bifunctional hydroxymethylpyrimidine kinase/phosphomethylpyrimidine kinase, whose translation MTFSMTSNGFHYPRVLSIAGSDSGGGAGIQADLKTYSVLGCYGMTAITAITAQNTQGVQAIAAIAPEMVAQQIASVASDIGVDAVKIGMLHDPATVRVVAQAIRQFKFKHVVLDPVMVATSGDRLIAEETIAVLMDELFPLATVITPNLDEVALLLGLGKARLSASQFPMLAQQLSEKSAASVLIKGGHLLDEQLVDVLLYWDENSQSHATQMYTNQRIDTPNTHGTGCTLSSAIACFLALGESLPDAVGHAHHYTYQAIVAGAQVTTGRGHGPLNHAFAPVAMCGRA comes from the coding sequence ATGACATTTTCGATGACATCTAATGGTTTTCATTATCCTCGTGTGTTAAGCATTGCGGGTTCTGACAGCGGTGGTGGGGCTGGTATACAGGCTGATCTGAAAACATACAGTGTGCTTGGCTGTTATGGCATGACGGCCATCACAGCCATCACGGCGCAAAATACGCAAGGCGTGCAGGCGATTGCAGCCATCGCGCCTGAAATGGTGGCTCAGCAGATTGCATCAGTTGCTTCTGACATAGGTGTGGATGCGGTGAAAATCGGGATGTTGCATGATCCTGCCACGGTGAGGGTGGTGGCGCAGGCGATTCGTCAATTTAAATTTAAGCACGTTGTGCTCGATCCTGTCATGGTTGCGACCAGCGGCGATCGATTGATTGCAGAAGAAACCATTGCGGTGCTGATGGATGAGCTTTTTCCTTTGGCGACGGTGATCACGCCCAATTTAGATGAAGTGGCATTGCTGCTGGGGCTAGGTAAAGCGCGATTGTCAGCATCGCAATTTCCCATGCTCGCGCAGCAATTAAGTGAAAAAAGCGCCGCCTCGGTGTTGATCAAAGGAGGGCATTTATTGGATGAACAGCTGGTGGATGTGTTGTTGTATTGGGATGAGAACAGCCAAAGCCATGCCACACAGATGTACACCAATCAACGCATCGACACCCCAAATACCCACGGCACGGGTTGCACATTGTCATCTGCCATTGCTTGCTTCTTGGCCTTGGGCGAGTCATTGCCCGATGCGGTGGGTCATGCACACCATTACACGTATCAAGCCATTGTCGCGGGTGCACAAGTCACCACTGGGCGCGGGCATGGCCCGTTGAACCATGCTTTTGCACCTGTTGCCATGTGTGGACGCGCATAA
- the thrC gene encoding threonine synthase, producing the protein MKYISTRGHAANEQFCDILLGGLAPDGGLYLPEVYPQVSATELAAWRHLSYPELAFAILSKYCTDILPEELNPLVSSTYASQAFINARAGQWIEDITPLTYLGQEKGVPLSLLSLSNGPTLAFKDMAMQLLGNLFEFILKQRGQTLNILGATSGDTGSAAEYAMRGKHGVKVFMLSPKGKMSAFQTAQMFSLMDDNIFNIAVEGVFDDCQDIVKAVSNDHAFKAAHNIGTVNSINWARVVAQVVYYFKGFFAATKNNDEKVSFAVPSGNFGNVCAGHIARQMGLPIDKLVVATNENNVLDEFFKTGVYRVRTAKDTHHTSSPSMDISKASNFERFIFDLMGRDASKTAALFKQVETQGFFDISGTPEFALIEEKYGFVSGSSTHKQRVQAIREVHREYKQIIDPHTADGVYVAFKYLEKGVPMVVLETAQAAKFEETILEALNVPAPRPDAYVGIEKHPQRSVTMAANVDLIKAFVHERV; encoded by the coding sequence ATGAAATACATTTCGACGCGCGGTCATGCCGCAAATGAGCAGTTTTGTGACATTTTATTGGGCGGTTTAGCTCCTGATGGCGGTTTGTATTTGCCTGAGGTGTACCCACAAGTGTCCGCGACAGAGCTGGCGGCGTGGCGGCATTTGTCTTATCCTGAGTTGGCTTTTGCAATTTTGAGCAAGTATTGCACAGACATTTTGCCAGAAGAACTGAATCCACTCGTGTCAAGCACGTATGCATCACAGGCCTTCATCAATGCACGTGCGGGTCAATGGATCGAAGACATCACGCCGTTGACTTATTTGGGACAAGAAAAAGGGGTGCCATTGTCGTTGCTGTCATTGTCAAATGGCCCGACCTTGGCATTCAAAGACATGGCCATGCAATTGCTGGGCAACCTGTTTGAATTTATTTTGAAACAACGTGGCCAAACATTGAACATCCTCGGCGCAACTTCAGGCGATACGGGCAGTGCGGCTGAATATGCCATGCGTGGTAAACACGGTGTGAAAGTGTTCATGCTGTCGCCCAAAGGCAAAATGAGCGCATTTCAAACGGCACAAATGTTCTCTTTGATGGATGACAATATCTTTAACATCGCAGTTGAAGGGGTATTTGATGATTGCCAAGACATCGTCAAAGCGGTGTCCAACGACCATGCCTTTAAAGCGGCGCACAACATTGGAACCGTCAATTCGATCAATTGGGCTCGGGTGGTGGCGCAAGTCGTGTATTACTTCAAAGGTTTTTTTGCTGCGACCAAAAACAACGATGAAAAAGTTTCATTTGCCGTGCCATCGGGTAATTTTGGCAATGTGTGCGCAGGCCACATCGCTCGCCAAATGGGCTTGCCGATCGATAAATTGGTGGTTGCCACCAATGAAAACAATGTGTTGGATGAGTTTTTCAAAACAGGTGTGTACCGCGTGCGCACTGCCAAAGACACACACCACACATCCAGCCCATCCATGGACATCTCAAAAGCATCGAACTTTGAGCGTTTCATATTTGATCTCATGGGACGTGATGCATCGAAAACAGCAGCGTTGTTTAAACAGGTGGAGACCCAAGGTTTCTTTGACATTTCAGGCACACCTGAGTTCGCCCTGATTGAGGAAAAATACGGTTTTGTGTCGGGCAGCAGCACGCACAAACAACGCGTACAGGCGATTCGCGAGGTGCATCGAGAGTACAAACAGATCATTGACCCACACACCGCAGACGGTGTGTATGTGGCGTTCAAATATTTGGAAAAAGGCGTGCCCATGGTGGTGCTTGAAACAGCGCAAGCCGCAAAATTCGAGGAAACCATTCTCGAAGCGTTGAATGTCCCCGCACCACGTCCAGATGCCTATGTGGGCATTGAGAAACACCCGCAACGCTCGGTGACCATGGCGGCCAATGTGGATTTGATCAAGGCGTTTGTGCACGAACGGGTTTAA